The following are encoded together in the Dehalococcoidales bacterium genome:
- a CDS encoding DUF2812 domain-containing protein, whose product MSDRKIVLFSAFRYLLPSDYENWLERMAAEGWHYNRFRQWSSILMVFRKGEPKRYRFVYDPQVSPRQQYIPTYEQFGWKYLGRMASAHFWRMEYEGERPEAFSDHESMVKRNRRTIAAVSVSFIIFLIAVLAIGILLLFFADSLSNTDRSQLVIAEGFFGAIMITLGVVMLLLRKNESR is encoded by the coding sequence ATGTCTGACAGAAAAATTGTCCTATTCTCGGCATTTCGCTACTTGTTGCCGTCTGATTACGAAAACTGGCTGGAACGGATGGCAGCAGAAGGATGGCACTACAACCGTTTCAGGCAATGGAGTTCGATATTGATGGTCTTTAGAAAAGGCGAACCGAAACGATACCGTTTTGTCTACGATCCCCAAGTCTCACCACGTCAACAATATATACCCACGTATGAGCAATTCGGATGGAAATACCTCGGCCGTATGGCAAGCGCTCATTTCTGGCGTATGGAATATGAAGGTGAACGGCCGGAAGCGTTTAGCGATCATGAAAGTATGGTAAAACGCAATAGGCGTACAATTGCTGCAGTTTCCGTTTCTTTTATAATATTCCTGATAGCGGTCCTGGCCATCGGCATATTGCTTTTGTTCTTTGCTGACTCGCTATCCAACACAGACCGGTCCCAGCTTGTTATTGCTGAAGGGTTTTTCGGAGCGATTATGATAACGCTGGGAGTAGTTATGTTGTTACTCAGGAAAAATGAATCACGCTAA